The following are from one region of the Salvia hispanica cultivar TCC Black 2014 chromosome 1, UniMelb_Shisp_WGS_1.0, whole genome shotgun sequence genome:
- the LOC125200770 gene encoding carnosic acid synthase-like, whose amino-acid sequence MQLLIVLSLAFLAACLVYSRWKPRSNGKSPPGPPRLPIIGNMLQLGRNPHKSLARLSKTYGPLMSLKLGNQLAAVVSSPELAKEVLHKQGLVFAKAFTPIAVCVLGHDEVSMPMIPASSDQWKKLRRIAREKLFSNPALQASQEIRQERLRKLVEYITKCSGEGRAMNVGEATFTTMTNLMFSTLFSIELVEYASTDAAAPKSEFREHVNAITRYIGVPNVADFFPIFAPLDPQRLRRKLTYHLGSLLELVQGLIDERLQARTTSSYQKKTDFLETLLDISQGNEYDLSVREIKHLLVDLIIAGSDTSAATSEWTMVELLLHPDKMTKLKAELKSVLGGKKIVEETDILGLPYLQATIKELLRYHPVAPLLSPHVAERETEVSGYTIPKDTKVFVNIWAISRDPNIWKNPDSFEPERFLDSEIDFRGQHYELIPFSSGRRNCPGMPLASRMLPCMIATMCHNFDWKLEKGAESKKLQREDMFGLALQKKIPLRAIPIKV is encoded by the exons ATGCAACTCTTGATTGTTCTATCCCTTGCCTTCCTAGCAGCATGCCTCGTCTACTCAAGGTGGAAACCACGTAGCAACGGCAAGTCCCCTCCGGGCCCCCCTCGTCTTCCGATAATCGGAAACATGCTCCAACTCGGCCGAAACCCCCACAAGTCCCTTGCCCGCCTCTCCAAAACCTACGGCCCCTTGATGTCCCTCAAGCTCGGCAACCAGCTCGCCGCAGTCGTCTCGTCGCCCGAACTAGCAAAAGAAGTGCTCCATAAACAAGGCCTCGTGTTCGCGAAGGCCTTCACGCCGATCGCGGTGTGCGTGCTCGGCCACGACGAGGTCTCGATGCCCATGATCCCCGCCAGCTCCGATCAATGGAAGAAACTGCGAAGAATAGCAAGAGAGAAGCTCTTCTCCAATCCAGCTCTCCAAGCCAGCCAAGAAATCCGGCAGGAGAGGCTGCGAAAGCTCGTCGAATACATCACTAAGTGCAGCGGAGAGGGCCGAGCAATGAACGTCGGAGAAGCCACCTTCACCACCATGACAAATCTCATGTTTTCTACCCTTTTCTCCATCGAACTCGTCGAGTACGCCTCCACCGATGCTGCTGCTCCTAAATCGGAATTCAGGGAGCATGTTAACGCTATCACGAGGTACATAGGCGTTCCGAATGTCGCCGATTTCTTCCCCATCTTTGCTCCTTTGGATCCGCAACGATTGAGGCGAAAGCTCACTTATCACCTCGGGAGTCTGCTCGAGTTGGTGCAGGGCCTCATCGATGAGCGGTTGCAAGCAAGAACGACATCGTCTTACCAGAAGAAGACCGATTTCCTCGAAACCCTACTTGATATCTCTCAAGGAAATGAGTATGATTTAAGTGTTCGAGAGATTAAGCATTTGTTGGTG GATCTAATTATTGCTGGGTCAGACACAAGTGCAGCCACATCGGAATGGACAATGGTGGAATTACTACTCCACCCAGACAAAATGACAAAGCTGAAAGCAGAACTCAAGAGTGTTCTTGGAGGGAAGAAAATAGTGGAAGAAACCGACATCTTGGGACTTCCATACTTGCAAGCCACCATAAAAGAATTGCTCAGATATCATCCCGTTGCGCCACTATTATCTCCACATGTCGCGGAACGGGAAACGGAAGTGAGTGGATATACAATCCCTAAAGACACTAAGGTATTTGTCAACATTTGGGCGATTTCTAGAGATCCAAACATATGGAAGAATCCAGATAGTTTTGAGCCTGAGCGATTTTTGGATAGTGAAATAGATTTTCGAGGGCAACATTATGAGTTGATCCCCTTCAGTTCGGGGCGGAGAAATTGCCCTGGCATGCCGCTAGCTAGCCGCATGCTGCCATGCATGATCGCAACAATGTGTCATAACTTCGACTGGAAACTTGAAAAAGGGGCCGAATCAAAAAAACTCCAAAGAGAAGATATGTTTGGGCTAGCtctacaaaagaaaattcCCCTAAGAGCTATTCCCATCAAGGTTTAA